The nucleotide sequence GCCGTCGCCGCCAAGGTGTCCGGCTCGGTCGTCACCATCGAGGTGGCCGGAGCGCAAGCCGGCGGCACGGGCTCGGGGGTGGTGCTCTCCAGCGACGGCTACATCCTCACCAACACGCACGTGGTGACGCTCGACGGCCAGACCGGCGACGCCACCATCCAGGTGAAGACCGCGGACGGGGCCCTCTACACGGCGAAGCTCGTCGGCACGGATCCCGTCGTCGACCTCGCCGTCATCAAGCTCGACAACGCGAGCGGTCTGACGCCCATCGAGTTCGCCGACTCGTCGAAGCTCAACGTCGGCGACACCGCCATCGCCATCGGCGCCCCTCTTGGCCTCTCCGGCACCGTCACCGACGGCATCGTCAGCGCGCTCGACCGGAGCATCCAGGTCGCGTCCTCGGCAGCGCCGGCGACACCGGGCGACGGCAGCCAGAGCGACGAGACGCCGTTCAACTTCTGGCCCTTCGGCAACGAGGGCCAGGGCGGTTCCGGCGGCCAGGGCGGGCAGGGCGGTTCCGGTGCTCAGGGCCAGGCCTCGGCGAACATCAACCTCGCGGTGATCCAGACCGACGCGGCCATCAACCCCGGCAACTCGGGCGGCGCGCTCCTCGACGGCGACGGCAAGCTCATCGGCGTGAACGTCGCCATCGCGAACGCGGGCGGCACCAGCTCCACCGCCGGCAGCATCGGAGTGGGCTTCGCCATCCCGTCGAACCTCGCGAAGCGCGTGGGCCAGGAGATCATCCAGAACGGCAAGGCGTCCCACGGGCTCCTCGGGGCGAGCGTCCGCGACGTCGCCAGCGGAGACTCGAGCACCCCCGTCGGCGGCGCCTTCATCGCCGAGGTCCAGAGCGGTGGCGCGGCCGCTGCAGCGGGGCTGAAGCAGGGTGACATCGTGACCGCGTTCGGCAGCATCCCGATCAGCAAGGCGAGCGACCTCACCGCACAGGTGCGCGCCCTCGCCGGCGGCAGCGCCGCCGAGCTCACCGTCATCCGCGGCGGGCAGAAGCAGAAGGTGGACGTCACGCTCGGCACGCTGCAGCAGTAGCGAGGGGCGTCACGAGGGGCGGATCGGCTGGCGCCGGTCCGCCCCCCGTCGTCCTCGACCGGCGAGCGGACGACGGGGAGGCTGGTAAACTCCTGCGAGGCTCGGCCCCCGACAGGCCCCGGCCGCACCTCCCCCAAGAGATCGGCTCAGATGGCGCACCACCCGCGACGAGACCCCGTCGCCGGCAGCCCCGGCGATCTCCCTGCCGTCTCGTACGTCATGCCGATCCTCAATGAGGCGGCCCACGTCCGCGCCGCCGTCGACAGCATGATGCAGCAGGACTACGCCGGCGACTTCGAGGTCGTGCTGGCCCTCGGTCCGAGCACCGACGGCACGACCGAGGTCGTCCGCGAGATGGCACGGGCCGATCCGCGCATCACGAGCGTCGAGAATCCCACCGGGTCCACGCCCGGCGGCCTCAACGCGGCCATCCGCGCCACGCGCCACCCCATCGTGATCCGCGTCGACGCGCACTCGCTCCTGCCGCGCGACTACACGCGCATCGCCGTCGAGACCCTGCAGGCCACGGGCGCGGACAACGTCGGCGGCCTCATGTCGGCCGAGGGGCGCACGCCGTTCGAGAAGGCCGTCGCCCGCGCGTACGGTGCCCGGGTCGGGCTGGGGGGCACCGCGCATCACGTGGGCGGCAAGGAGGGGCCGGCGGAGACCGCCTACCTCGGCGCCTTCCGTCGCGAGCGCCTCGTGGAGGTCGGCCTCTTCGACGAGGGGGTGCGACGCGGACAGGACTGGGAGCTCAACCGCCGGCTCCGGCAGAGCGGCGGCCTCGTGTGGTTCACGCCGCGGATGAAGGTCACCTACCGCCCCCGCTCCACGTTCCGCTCGCTCATCCGCCAGTTCTTCGCCACCGGCCTGTGGCGAGGGGAGCTCGCCCGGCGCTACACGCGGCAGAACTCCGTGCGGTACTTCGTGCCCCCGGTCGCGGTCGCCGGAGTGGCCGCGGGTCTCCTCCTCGGCACCGCGGGCCTCGTCGGCACAGCGTTGGGCATTCCGGGACTGCGTCGGCTCGTCGGTGCGTTCGTCGTTCCCGGCGTCTACGCGGGCTTCGTGCTGGTGAGCGCGGTCTCGGTCGCCTCGCGGGACGGCGCCGCGACGATGCTGCGCTTCGCGGCGGTCCTCCCGTCCATCCACTTCAGCTGGGGCACCGGGTTCGTGCTCGGCTTCCTCGAGCTCACCGACGACCTCGACGGGCACACCGGCCGATGAACGCGGCTCCCGGCACCGGCGACCGCGGCCTGCCCACCTCCATCGCCGAGCTCCGCCGCGTGACGCAGCCGCCCGAGGTCCGGCTGCGTGCGAACGCCGAGCACTGGACGGCGCACCTCTACCTCCGCGACCTGTCGCCGTACCTGACCTGGCTGCTGCTGCGGACGAGGATCAGCGCCAACGGCGTCACCGTCGTCATGATCCTCACGGGCTGGGCCGCCGCAGCCGCGCTCCTCATCCCGGGCATCGCGGGGGCCGCCCTCGCGCTGGTCCTCGGCCAGCTGCAGATGCTGGTGGACTGCTGCGACGGCGAGGTCGCGCGCTGGCGCCGCACGTCGTCGCCGGTCGGGCACTTCCTCGATGCCGTGGGGCACTACTCCACCGAGACGCTGATCGCTCTCGCGCTGGGGATCCGCGCTGCCGCGTACCCGTTCGAGGCGCCGGGCGACCTGCCGTGGACGACCCTGGCGTTCGCCCTGGCGCTCGTCATCGTGCTGAACAAGGCGCTGAACGACATGGTGCGCGTGGCGCGCGCGTCCGCCGATTTGCCGAAGGCGCCCGTCGGCGCGGGCACGGTCGCGTCGCAGCACTCCCTGATCGCCACGGCCCGCCGTGTCGTGCGGTTCCTGCCCTTCCACCGCATGTTCCACTCCGTGGAGCTCACCATCGTGACCTTCGTCGTCGCGGTGATCGGCCTCGTCGCGGGTCAGCCGGAGACCGACCGGGCGTACCTCGTCGTCCTGGTGCCGCTCGCGGTGCTGGCGCTGGTGGGGCACTTCGTGATGATCGTCACCTCGCGCCGGCTGACGTCCGCGTGACGGGCGCCGTCCCGCGCGTCGGCGTCGTCGTCCTCAGCCAGGGGCGGCGGCCGGAGGGGCTGGCGGCGTCGCTCGCCTCGGTGCTCCGTCAGCGAAGCGTCGCGCTCGACGTGATCGTGGTCGGCAACGGCTGGGATCCGGTGGGCCTGCCCGACGGCGTGCGTGGCCTGCACCTGCCCGAGAACCTGGGCATCCCCGCCGGGCGCAACGCCGGCGTCCCGCTCGTCACCGGTGAGACGCTGTTCTTCCTCGACGACGACGAGACCGTGCCGAGCGCCGCGTTCCTCGCCGATTGCCTCGCGCTGATCCACGGCAGCGACGACGTCGCGCTCATCCAGCCGCGGATCGTCGACCCGACGGGTGCCGCCACACCGCGCCGCTGGATCCCGCGCATCCGCAAGGGCGACCCCGCGCGCTCGAGCGCGGTCATGTCGGTGCTGGAGGGCGCCGTCGTCGTCCGCCGCGACGCGTTCGAGGCCGCTGGCGGCTGGGCGGGGGAGTTCTTCTACGCCCACGAGGGCATCGAGCTGGCGTGGAGGATCTGGGATCAGGGGCTCCGCGCCTGGTACGCGGGCGACCTCGTCGCCCACCACCCCGCCGTCGCCCCGACCCGGCACGCGGAGTACCACCGCCTCACCGCGCGCAACCGGGTCTGGCTCGCGCGGCGCAACCTGCCGCTGCCGCTCGTGCCCGTGTACGTGGGGTCGTGGACCGCGGTGCAGCTGATCCGCAGCGCGCGGAACCGAGACGGCCTCGGCACCTGGCTGCGGGGCTGGCGCGAGGGGTGGACGACGTCGCCCGGGCCGCGTCGTCCGATGTCGTGGAGCACCGTCGTCCGCATGACGCGCGCGGGCAGGCCGCCCGTCATCTGATCGTGATCCGACCCCGATCGGTCACGATCGCACACCGTTCCGCGCCCCCGGCCGGGGCGCGTCCGGAGCCACCCGGAGCGCTGGCTACGGTGGAGTCATGGGTCTCCTGAACGACGCTCGCCTCGGCGTGCGCGCTGTCCGCTCGCTGGTCCAGCAGCGCCGTGCGCGCGGGACCCTCCAGCGCAAGCTCGCGCTCCTCGCCCCCTCGCCCCGAGGCGAGTACCGCGTCGCCGTGTACTTCGCCGACTCGGCCGTGAACATGTACCAGATCCGCCAGTGGTACCGGCCGCTCGTCGAGCTGGCCCGCACGCATCCGGTCGTCATCCTGAGCCGCCACCCGAGCGGGGCGAACGCGCTCCTCGACGAGAGCCCCCTCCCGGTGGAGTACGTGCGCCGCGTCGCGGACCTCGAGCGGGTCATCGCGGAGCAGGACATCCGCGTCGTCCTCTACGTCAACCAGAACACCCGGAACTTCCAGATGATGCGGTACGGACGCCGCTGGCACGTCTTCGTCAACCACGGCGAGTCCGACAAGATGTACATGACCACCAACCAGTTCAAGGCGTACGACTACAGCCTCATCGCCGGCGACGCCGCCCGCGCTCGGCTCGGCAAGGTCCTCTGGGACTACGACCTCGACCGCCGCGCGATCCCGATCGGCCGTCCGCAGGCCGACCACTACTCCGGCGAGCTGCCCTACGCGCCCGACGACCGCACGGTGGTGCTCTACGCGCCCACGTGGGAGGGGGACCGCGCCGCCGCCGCATACGGGTCCATCGCGTCGCACGGCGTCCCGCTGGTGCGTGACCTCATCGCGACCGGACGGCATCGGGTGGTCTACCGACCGCACCCGCGGTCGGGCGTCGTCGACCCCGGGTACGCGCGCGCGAACCGCGAGATCGCCGCCATGCTCGAGCGTGCGAACGCGCAGGATCCGTCGGCGCAGCACGTCGTCGACCGCTCGCGCGAGCTCGCCTGGCAGCTGTCCGCCGCTGACCTCGCCATCGTCGACATCTCCGCGATGGTCTACGACCGCCTCGCGGCGGGACGCCCGCTGGTGGTGACGCGGCCGGTCCGGCCGGAGGCCCAGATCGACACCGACGGCTACCTCTCCGACTGCGAGTGGCTGACGGCGGACGACGCGCGCGACATCGTGACCCGGCTGGACGCGCTGCAGCACGACGCGGCCGCGGATCGCCGGCTCGCGGCGTGGGTCCGCCACTACTTCGGCGACGCCTCTCCCGGCGCGGCGACCGCGCGCTTCCACTCGGCCATCGACCACCTCATGGGGGAGTGGGAGCGTCACGCGGCGCTGCACGCCCGGGACGGCGGCGACGGCCAGCCGTCCGACGACCAGGTCGACGACGAGGACGAGGACGCCTGAGGCTCGGCGGGGCCGGGCGCCGAAGCCCACGTCCCCGGGTGGCGTCAGCCCTTCGCGGCCTTCTTCTCGGCGATGCGGATCACGCGCGGCTTCTTCTCCGGCACCGCCAACTCGTCGGGGAATCCTGCCGGAGCTGGACCGAACGCCTGACGGGAGCTCGCGACGATCTTCCCGCCGAGCATCCGGTTGCCGGCCCCGCCGATGACGGCACCGATGCCGAACGGGACGGCGCGGCCGATGGCGCTCGCGCTCTGGTTCACCACGAAGCGCTTGATGAAGGCGCGCTTGATGCGGTCGGCGATGGGCCCGATGGCGAACGAGGGCAGGCCCGAGGTGATGGCGCGGCCCCAGTTGGCGTTCCGGTCGACGGGCTGGCCGGAGAACTGGCCCGTGAACTGCTGGATGACCTGCGCGCCCGGGGCGCCCAGCATCATCGTCATGACGAGGGCGCGGGCGCGGGCCGGGTCCTCGACGGTGATGCCGTGCACCTCGGTGATGGACTGCGCGAACAGGGCGCTCGCCTCGAGGAAGCCGGCCGTCTCCACGCCCGTGAGCGCGAGGGACACGCCGGTGCCGACGCCGGGGATCACGGCGCTCGCTCCCACGGCGGCGCCACCGGCGGTGACGGCGGCGAGGAAGCGCTTCTCCAGGATCGCGATGATGCGGTCGGGTGAGGCATCGGGGTGGCGGGCGCGGATCGAGCGGATGTGGGCGAGCACGACGGGGCGCTGCACGGACAGGAGACGATCGATGCCGGTGGCCACGGTCGGGTCGAGCTCGGAGGCGTCCTTCATGCTCCGAGCCTACGCGCGGCACCTGTGCCGTTCGTCCCCTCGTCGTCCATCGGATGGACGCGCGCGCAACGGGCCTATCCGCGGAGATGCGGGCAGATGCGCATGGGACGTCACCGCTCTGGTCATTCCTCCATGTGGCGGATAAGCATGTGACATGGTCACCACCGTCTCCGACGCCGCCGCCGAGTTCGGTTCCCGCGTGCGCGAGCAGCGACAGCGCATCGGCATCAGCCAGGAGACGCTGGCGGAGCTCTCCGGCATCCACTGGACGGCCCTCGGCAAGATCGAGCGCGGCCAGCGGAACCCGAGCCTGCGCAACATCATCAAGATCGCGAGCGGGCTCGACGTGGATGCGGGACTCCTCGTGACGGGTCTCACCGCCGACATGCTGCCGCAGGACGACGGTGACTCGCCCGCCGAGCTGATCCGTCTGGAGCGCGAGCGGGACCGACGCGGCACCACGCCCGTCAGAAGCTGACCCGCCACAGGTACTCGCCCCCGTCCGGCCGGAACCATCGCACCACGAGGATCGTGTCGAGCGCCAGGTCGTCGCCCCGGATGGTGGTGCACAGGCGCTCGCCCGGCCGCACCGTGACGGGCGCGCGCGACAGCATGGTGCCCGACCCGAGCAGGTGCAGCGAGATGGCGTGCAGCACCTCGTCGCCGACGTTGACCAGCGCGAAGCGCGGCCGCTCGAGCGTGCGGTCGAAGTGCCAGGGCACGCGGTACGCGGGCTCGGGATCGGGGCGGATGGGCAGGGGCGGGACCGGTCGCAGCATGCGTGCACGGTAGGGGCGGCGTGCGACGTGCGGGGTCGCGGGCCTGTGGAAGGGCAGGGCTGGGGAGGAGGGGCGCGCCTCGGCCTACGCGCCGGTCGGAGCCGGCGGGTTGTGGTCGGCGTTGTAGGCGTCCATGACCCGGTCGATGGGGCCGTCGAGCACCAGGGCGCCCTTGTCGAGGTACAGCCCGCGCGTGCAGAAGCGGCGGAGGTCGCGCTCGTTGTGCGAGACGAAGAACAGCGTGCGCCCCTCCGCGAGCATCTCCTCGATGCGGTGGTAGCACTTCTCCCGGAACGCCCGGTCGCCCACGGCGAGGACCTCGTCCACGAGGAGCACCGGCTCGTCGAGCCGCGAGATCACGGCGAACGCGATGCGCACCTTCATCCCGCTCGAGAGGTGCTTGTAGGGGGTGTCGACGAAGTCCGGGATCTCGGCGAAGGCGATGATCTCGTCGAACCGGGCGTCGATCTCGGCCTTGGACATGCCGTGGAGACCCGCCGTGAGGTAGATGTTGTCGCGGACCGTGAGGTCGTTGACGAAGCCGCCCGTGATCTCGATGAGCGGTGCGACGCCGGCATGGACGCCGATCGACCCCTCGTCGGCAATGAGCACCTCGGCGACGAGCTTGAGGAGCGTCGACTTGCCCTGTCCGTTGCGGCCGACCACGCCGATCGCCTCGCCCTGCCGCACCTCGAAGGACACGTGGCGCAGGGCCCAGAACTCGCCCGGCCGCGCGCGACGCGCCGATCCCGCGAAGAGGTCCTTGAAGCTGCGTCGGGCCTTCCGGTTGCGACGGAAGCGGATGCCTGCGTCGTCGACCGAGAGGACGGTGCGCGGGTCGGGCGACGGGTGCGACGCGTCCATCAGATCTCCTTCAGGACGGCGGGCAGGGAGCGGCGGAAGACCAGCGCGCCGACCGCGACGAGGCCGGCGGAGATCGCCGCGCTGACCCCGACCGCGTACCAGTCGAGCTCGGAGGGGAAGAACGCCGCGCGGTAGAGGCCGAAGACGCCGGTGAGGGGGTTGAGAGCGGCCCAGGGATGCAGCTCGGCGGGCAGGTCGCTCGACGAGTAGACGATGGGCGAGGCGTAGAACAGGAAGCGCAGCACGAGCTTCACGGCGCGCTCGAGGTCGCGGAAGAACACGACGAGGGGCGCGATGATCAGCCCGATGCCGAGGAGCAGCGTCGCCTGGATGAGCACGGCGAGCGGGAACAGCAGCACGTGGACGTCGAGGCGCGCGCCCGCCACGATCGCGAACACGGCCAGGACCGGGAGGCTCGCGACGAACTCGAAGCCCTTCGCGAGGACCAGGCGGAGCACCCAGATGCTGCGCGGGATACGGGTCGAGCGGACGAGCTTCGCCTGGGAGCTGAATGCCCTCGTGAAGTCGCTCGTCGCTCCCGTGAACCACATCCACGGCAGGAGCGCCGCGAGGAGGAACACGATGTACGGCTCCTCGCCGACGTCGCGCGAGAACACGACAGTGAAGACGAACCAGTAGATGCCCGACATCACGAGCGGGTCGAGGATCGACCAGAACCAGCCGAGCG is from Clavibacter sp. A6099 and encodes:
- a CDS encoding membrane protein → MGLLNDARLGVRAVRSLVQQRRARGTLQRKLALLAPSPRGEYRVAVYFADSAVNMYQIRQWYRPLVELARTHPVVILSRHPSGANALLDESPLPVEYVRRVADLERVIAEQDIRVVLYVNQNTRNFQMMRYGRRWHVFVNHGESDKMYMTTNQFKAYDYSLIAGDAARARLGKVLWDYDLDRRAIPIGRPQADHYSGELPYAPDDRTVVLYAPTWEGDRAAAAYGSIASHGVPLVRDLIATGRHRVVYRPHPRSGVVDPGYARANREIAAMLERANAQDPSAQHVVDRSRELAWQLSAADLAIVDISAMVYDRLAAGRPLVVTRPVRPEAQIDTDGYLSDCEWLTADDARDIVTRLDALQHDAAADRRLAAWVRHYFGDASPGAATARFHSAIDHLMGEWERHAALHARDGGDGQPSDDQVDDEDEDA
- a CDS encoding glycosyltransferase family 2 protein, translated to MTGAVPRVGVVVLSQGRRPEGLAASLASVLRQRSVALDVIVVGNGWDPVGLPDGVRGLHLPENLGIPAGRNAGVPLVTGETLFFLDDDETVPSAAFLADCLALIHGSDDVALIQPRIVDPTGAATPRRWIPRIRKGDPARSSAVMSVLEGAVVVRRDAFEAAGGWAGEFFYAHEGIELAWRIWDQGLRAWYAGDLVAHHPAVAPTRHAEYHRLTARNRVWLARRNLPLPLVPVYVGSWTAVQLIRSARNRDGLGTWLRGWREGWTTSPGPRRPMSWSTVVRMTRAGRPPVI
- a CDS encoding S1C family serine protease — translated: MTDRNHGDDEHEGGREAAGRAEGSSTGATSSDAPQARDEGSAWPAPAGPAAASHPAPTAPDQQDTLAYGTAAPTDHAATAPLGGAAAAGSEPVGDTATAPPKKKPNKALPLVAMLAVGALIGGAAGGLTTWAIAHDDASTESVSQSPANITVNDPDNATPITAVAAKVSGSVVTIEVAGAQAGGTGSGVVLSSDGYILTNTHVVTLDGQTGDATIQVKTADGALYTAKLVGTDPVVDLAVIKLDNASGLTPIEFADSSKLNVGDTAIAIGAPLGLSGTVTDGIVSALDRSIQVASSAAPATPGDGSQSDETPFNFWPFGNEGQGGSGGQGGQGGSGAQGQASANINLAVIQTDAAINPGNSGGALLDGDGKLIGVNVAIANAGGTSSTAGSIGVGFAIPSNLAKRVGQEIIQNGKASHGLLGASVRDVASGDSSTPVGGAFIAEVQSGGAAAAAGLKQGDIVTAFGSIPISKASDLTAQVRALAGGSAAELTVIRGGQKQKVDVTLGTLQQ
- a CDS encoding glycosyltransferase family 2 protein, translated to MAHHPRRDPVAGSPGDLPAVSYVMPILNEAAHVRAAVDSMMQQDYAGDFEVVLALGPSTDGTTEVVREMARADPRITSVENPTGSTPGGLNAAIRATRHPIVIRVDAHSLLPRDYTRIAVETLQATGADNVGGLMSAEGRTPFEKAVARAYGARVGLGGTAHHVGGKEGPAETAYLGAFRRERLVEVGLFDEGVRRGQDWELNRRLRQSGGLVWFTPRMKVTYRPRSTFRSLIRQFFATGLWRGELARRYTRQNSVRYFVPPVAVAGVAAGLLLGTAGLVGTALGIPGLRRLVGAFVVPGVYAGFVLVSAVSVASRDGAATMLRFAAVLPSIHFSWGTGFVLGFLELTDDLDGHTGR
- a CDS encoding CDP-alcohol phosphatidyltransferase family protein; this translates as MNAAPGTGDRGLPTSIAELRRVTQPPEVRLRANAEHWTAHLYLRDLSPYLTWLLLRTRISANGVTVVMILTGWAAAAALLIPGIAGAALALVLGQLQMLVDCCDGEVARWRRTSSPVGHFLDAVGHYSTETLIALALGIRAAAYPFEAPGDLPWTTLAFALALVIVLNKALNDMVRVARASADLPKAPVGAGTVASQHSLIATARRVVRFLPFHRMFHSVELTIVTFVVAVIGLVAGQPETDRAYLVVLVPLAVLALVGHFVMIVTSRRLTSA
- a CDS encoding ABC transporter permease; translation: MPDAASPGRASRTPAARYRRSLWLLTTRDLKVRYSTSALGWFWSILDPLVMSGIYWFVFTVVFSRDVGEEPYIVFLLAALLPWMWFTGATSDFTRAFSSQAKLVRSTRIPRSIWVLRLVLAKGFEFVASLPVLAVFAIVAGARLDVHVLLFPLAVLIQATLLLGIGLIIAPLVVFFRDLERAVKLVLRFLFYASPIVYSSSDLPAELHPWAALNPLTGVFGLYRAAFFPSELDWYAVGVSAAISAGLVAVGALVFRRSLPAVLKEI
- a CDS encoding helix-turn-helix domain-containing protein, which produces MVTTVSDAAAEFGSRVREQRQRIGISQETLAELSGIHWTALGKIERGQRNPSLRNIIKIASGLDVDAGLLVTGLTADMLPQDDGDSPAELIRLERERDRRGTTPVRS
- a CDS encoding ABC transporter ATP-binding protein codes for the protein MDASHPSPDPRTVLSVDDAGIRFRRNRKARRSFKDLFAGSARRARPGEFWALRHVSFEVRQGEAIGVVGRNGQGKSTLLKLVAEVLIADEGSIGVHAGVAPLIEITGGFVNDLTVRDNIYLTAGLHGMSKAEIDARFDEIIAFAEIPDFVDTPYKHLSSGMKVRIAFAVISRLDEPVLLVDEVLAVGDRAFREKCYHRIEEMLAEGRTLFFVSHNERDLRRFCTRGLYLDKGALVLDGPIDRVMDAYNADHNPPAPTGA